Within Protaetiibacter intestinalis, the genomic segment TCCGACGATGATCGCCATGGCGAAGGCGCTCAGCAACATCCCGATGGACCGCATCACCTTCGTGCAGTACCCGGGCAGCACCGGCGGCACGGGGATCTACGCGGGCAAGGTGCAGCCGAACAAGACGCTCGGCACCCAGCTGATCGACGCGATCAAGGCCGACCAGGCGATCGCCGTCGAGGCCGGTGACGGTCGCGGCTCGGAGCTCGACCCGAACGCGACGCAGGAGCCGACGGCCCCCGAGACCTCGACGCCGGACCCGACCGGCTCGGCGACCCCCACCCCGGAGCAGACCCTGTCGGAGGCGGTCACGATCAACGGTCTGCGCGGTCAGACGGCGGCAGACCAGACCTGCACGATCGGCAACTGACGCGCGTCGGGAGCCCATCCCGCTGTGGGTATGATGGGCAGGCAGTACCGGGAGACGTCGCATAGTCCGGTCGAGTGCACCACCCTGCTAAGGTGGAGACCCCTCCGGGGGTCCGAGGGTTCAAATCCCTCCGTCTCCGCGAACGATGAAAGCCCCGCCGCGTGCGGGGCTTTCGTCGTTGTCGGGAGCCGGAAGGACGCGAAGCCTTCACACGAGGGTGGGCCCACGCCGCCGGAGGCTCCGCGCGCCGCGCAGCGGCGGGTGGAGGGGCGGTGGGGACAAATCCCTCCGTCTCCGCATCGTGAAACCCCGCTTCGGCGGGGTTTCGGCGTTTGCGGTCGAGACGGGAGACCATCAGGACCCGGAAGCTGCATCTCATACTGTCGGCGGCGGCGTGTATGACTTAGGCTACTAAGTCATACACGTGAGGTGATGCGGTATGGGATCGTGGCCGGCGGCGACAGCCGAGGTGTTCGAGTGGCGATCGCTCGCGCGCGCGGAAACGGGTCCGGGCCTCGCCGAGTACCTGGGCGGTCCGCGCGAGTACACCGCGACGATTCCGGCATCGATCGCCGGAGTCGACGTGGCGCTACCGGCCGCCCTGCTCGCGGCCGCGGACGAGGCCGCTCGTGAATTGAGTCGGTTCGATGCCGAGCTGGGCCACCGCGTCGCGGCGTTCGCGCCCGTGCTGTTGCGGAGCGAGGCTGCAGCCTCGTCGCAGATCGAGCAGCTCACGGCGAGCGCCCGTGCGATCTTCTCGGCGGAGCTCGGCGCTCGGGGAGCCCGCAACGCATTGCTCATCGCGGCGAACACCTCCGCACTCCAGGCCGCCGTGGATCTCGCAGGAGAACTCGGCCCGGCCGCCATCCGCCAGATGCACGCGGTTCTCATGGCGGAGCAGCCCCGGCACGCGCCCGGCCGGTGGCGCGAGGAGCCGGTCTGGATCGGGGTCTCGTCGCAGTCGCCGGTCGGGGCGGACTTCGTGGCTCCTCCGTGGGAGCTCGTCCCCGGGCTGATCGACGACCTCGTGGCTTTCACCGGGCGGCTGGATGTGCTGCCGCTGGTGTCCACGGCGGTCGCACACGCGCAGTTCGAGACCATCCACCCGTTCACCGACGGGAATGGCCGAACCGGTCGTGCGCTGGCTCAGGCGATGCTCCGACATCGCGCGGTCACCCGCAGCGTCGCCGTACCGGTCTCTGCGGGTCTGCTCTCGGACGTCGAGGGGTACCACCGGGCGTTGACGGCATACCGCGCCGGCGACGCCGAACCGATCGTCGCCAGGTTCACGGAGGCGAGCGTGCGCGCGGTGGCCAACGCACGCGAGCTGGTGGCTGACATCGATGCGATCCACGCCGGGTGGCGCGAGCGTGTGCGGGCCCGCTCGGACAGCGGAGTGTGGCGGGTGCTGGACGTCGTCGCCCGGACTCCTGTGGTGGATGCCGCGCTGATCGCCCGCGAGCTCGGCATCCGGACGCAGAACGCGTACCCGCTGCTGCGTGACCTCACGGAGAAGGGCGTGCTTGCGGCGAAGAACGAGTATCGGATCGGAACCCTCTGGCGTAGCGAGGAGATCCTCGACGCCGTCGACCGCTTCGCGAGGCGCGCAGGTCGTCGGCAGCGGGCCTAAGGAGGCGTGGATGCGGGGCGTCGGGGTCGGCGGGCTGCTCGTCGCCGTGCTGTTCGGTGCGGCGGGGTGCGCCCCCTCGCCGGCGCCGGCGCTGCCGGACGGCGTGCAGGTGCAGCTCGTGCAGCTGCGTTCGGACGTCGCCGACCGCACGGCCCAGGTACGGGTGGTGAACGGATCGGACGCCGACCTCGTCGTGGAGCGGCTCGTCGTCGAGGATGACTGGTTCGCCGGCCCCGCCGAGCGCGAGAAGCGCAGCGCGATCGCCGCCGGGCGCACGGTCGACCTGCGCATCCAGCTGCCGGAGTCGGCGTGCGAGGGCGAACCGGCCGCGGGGGAGCGGCGCAGCCGCGCCCTGCTCGAGCTGGCCGGCATCGGCACCGTCGAGGTCGATCTCGTCGACCCGCTCGGGTTCAGCGTCCGCCTGCACGAGCGGGAGTGCCTCGCGCACGACGCGGCCGCCGTCGCGGGTATCCGCATCTCGGGTTTCGTGGCATCCCCCGCGGGCGAGCCCGCGCGGCTGGAGCTCGCGATCGAGCCCACCGGCGGCGATGGCGCGATCGAGCTGCTCGAGTTGCGGCCGACCAACCTGCTGCAGTTCACCACGGCCGAGTCGAGCCCGCATCCGCTCGGCGTCACGGTCGCCGGATCCGACGCACCGCAGACCCTGCAGATTCCGCTCGTGCCACAGCGGTGCGACCCGCACGCCGTCATGGAGGACAAGCGCGGCACGGTGTTCGGCCTCTCGCTGCGCGCCGACGGCGTGGAGGGCGTCGTCGACGTGGCGGCGTCGGACGAGCTCAAGGGGCGGATGCTGCGCTGGGTCGCCGACTGGTGCGGATACGCGTGATTTCAGAGCACCGCCGAGTGGCGGCGCGGCTGACCGACCGTCTCGAGCAGCCGCGCGACGTCGCGACTCGGGGGCTCGCCGAACTGGCGACGGTACTCACGGCTGAACTGCGAGGGGCTCTCGTAGCCGACGGCGTATGCGGTGCCGGCGATGTCGGCGGGGTCGGCGAGCAGCCGCAGCCGCGCCTCCTGCAGCCGGATGCTCTTCTGGTACTGGATGGGGCTCATCGCGGTGACGGTGTGGAACGCGCGGTGGAACGCCGAGGCACTCATGTTCGCGAGCGACGCCAGCTCGTCGACGCGCACCGTCTCGGCGTAGCGCTCGCGCATCCATCGGGCGACGTGGCGCACGCGGCTCAGGCTGCTGTCGGCGAGGCCGAGCTGGCGCACGGTCGCCCCCTGCTCGCCCGACATGACGAGCCAGAGGATCTCGCGCTCGATCATCGGGGCGAGCACGGGGATGTCGCGCGGGGTGTCGAGCAGCCGCAGCATCCGCACCGCCGCGTCGAGCAGGCGCGCGGATGCGGTGCCCACGGCGATCGCGGGTGGGACGGGTTCGCCGCGCACGGGCCGCGCGACGTCGGCGGCGGCGGGGTTGAGCAGCAGCTCCGCGATGACCTCCGGACGCAGCTCGAGCCCGAAGCCGAGGGCGGGGTGGTCGGGCGACACGTCCGTGTAACGTCCGCTCACGGGCACCTCGACCGAGGCGACGAGGAACTGCCCCGGGCCGTAGTCGTGCACGGCGTCGCCGACCGAGAGGCGCTTCGAACCCTGGGCGACGATCGCGAGCACCGTGCCCGTCGTCGACTCGTCCTGCGGCCCGGACTCGTCCTGACGGGCGACGAGCACGCCGGGGATGGCGGTGGGCGAGACCCCGTTCGCGGCGTGGCGGACGAGCAGGCTCTGCAGTTCGGGCAACGACATGCGCCGATTCAAGCAGCACGACCGCACCGGTGTCGCCGGATCGTGGCGGATCGAGCAGGATCAGGCAAGGGTCTGGCGTGAATCCCCTACCGCCCCCCTGCGGCTCGCGGCTTGGCTGGAGGGCATGAACAGTCAGCAGAACGAACACCCGTCCGTCGTCGTGGTGACCGGTGCGAGCGCCGGCATCGGGCGCAGCGCCGCCGTCGAGATCGCCCGGCGCGGCTCCGGCGTCATCGCGACCTACCACTCTCGCCCGGAGGGCGCCGAGGAGACCGTCGCCCTCATCGAGGAGCTCGGAGGGCGGGCTCACGCGCTCCGGCTCGACGTCGGCGACACCGCGACCTTCCCCGCCTTCCACGACGCGGTGCGCGACCTCCTCGCCTCCGAGTGGGGCGCCGACAGCATCGACGCGCTCGTCAACAACGCCGGCTTCGGCGGCGGCCGCTCCTTCGAGGAGATGACCGAGGAAGCCTTCGACGACTACTACCGCGTGCTGTTGCGCGGCCCCTACTTCCTCACCCGGTCGCTCCTGCCGCTGCTCGCGCCGGGCGGCGCGATCCTCAGCGTCTCCAGCAGCTCCGTGCGCCCCGGCGACACCGAGCCCGGCTACTCCGGGTACGCGGGGATGAAGGCCGGCCTCATCACGGCGAGCCGCTTCCTGGCCCGCGAGCTCGGCGAGCGCGGCATCCGCGTCAACACGATCGCACCCGGACCCACCCGTACGCGCCTCGGCGGCGACGCCTTCGAGAAGTACCCGGAGATCATCGCCCCGCTCGCCGCGAAGACGGTGCTCGGCCGCATCGGCGAACCCGAGGACATCGGGCGCGTCATCGCGTTCCTCGTCTCGCCCGAGGCGGCCTGGATCACCGGCCAGGACATCCAGGTGTCCGGCGGGTACGCGCTGTGACCTCCGTCGAGGGTCGTTGGGGCACGGTCGTGCTCACGGGTGCGACGAGCGGCATCGGCGAGGCGACGGCGCGGCTGCTCGTCACGCGGTGCGAGGTGCTCGTCGTCCAGGGGCCCGAGTCTGCGGATGCCGTCGCGCCGCTGCTGCGGGAGCTGCGGACGCGGGGCCGCGCCGAGGTGCACTACGTGCCGGCGGACTTCACGAGCCTCGACGCCGTCGTCGACGCGGCGCGCGCGATCCGGGCGCGGGTGCCGCACGGGATCGACCTGCTCATCAACGACGCGGGTGTGCCGGGTGCTCCCGAGCGGCTCCTGACCGTCGACGGCTTCGAGCGCACCCTCCAGGTGAACGCGCTCGCGCCCGCGCTCCTCACGCGCCTGCTCGTGCCGGCGCTCGCCGCGGGCGCGCGCATCGTCAACGTCGGCTCGTCGGCGCACCGGGTCGAGCGGTTCCACCTCGACGACCCCGACCTCGTCCACGACTACTCGCCGGTGGCGGCCTACGCGCGGTCGAAGCTCGCGATGGTCACCTGGTCGGCACTGCTCGCCGAGGAGGAGGCGGGCACCTCGACGACCGTCGTCGCGCTGTGCCCGGGACTCAACGACACCCCGCTGAGCGCGGCGATGATGGGTCGCATCGGCGGACCGCCGTCGCGCGGGGCCGAGCGCGTGCTGCATGCAACGGTCGCGGACGTGCCGTCGGGTTCGTACCTCGAGGACGATCGGGTCGTCGCCCCGAGTCCCGAGGTGACCGACCCGGGCAACCGGGCGCGGCTCGCCGCCCTCTACGTCGGGCGGCTCGCGCCCGTCGCCTCCCGGAGATGACGAAGGAGAGGGGCGACCCCTCTCCGCCTCCAATCTATCGAACGACCCGGGGCTTGCCGCAAGCCCCCGGTCGTGGAGCAGAATCGACCTTCTGCCGTGCCGAAGGACGTGATGCGTGACCCGTCGAAACCCTGTCTTCGACCTCCCCGATCGCCTCGCCGCGAAGCGCGACCCCGCGCTCATCGCGGGCGATGAGGAGCATTTCGCGCGCATCGCCGAGACGCTCGAGGCGACGATCGCCGAACTCGGCGAGCGGCTCGCGGCCGAGCGGCGTCGGCCGCAGGGCGAGGGTCAGGATGCGCTCGACCGCGACCAGGAGATCCATCGGCTGACCGCGCAGCTGCGCTCGCTCACCCGCTTCGGCCTCGACCTGTGCCTCGGCCGGATCGTGCGCGCGGGTGAGGCCGAGCCGGTCTACATCGGCCGTCTCGGCCTCACCGACCGCGACGGTGAGCGCCTGCTCGTCGACTGGCGCTCGCCCGCCGCCGAGCCCTTCTTCGCCGCCACCCACGGCGACCCGCACGGCCTCGTCAGCCGCCGCCGCTTCCGCTGGACCCGCGGCCGCATCACCGACTACTGGGACGAGGCGTTCACCGCCGAGGGGCTCGAGAACACCGCCGCCCTCGACGACCAGTCGGCGTTCATCGCGAGCCTCGGCAGCAGCCGCTCGGCCCGCATGCGCGACGTGCTCGGCACCATCCAGGCCGACCAGGACGCCATCATCCGCGCCTCATCGCGCGGCGCCCTCGTGGTCGACGGCGGCCCCGGCACCGGCAAGACCGTCGTGGCGCTGCACCGCAGCGCCTACCTGCTGTACTCCGACCCGCGCCTCAGCCGCGGCCGCGGCGGCGTGCTGTTCGTCGGCCCGAGCGCCGGCTACCTCGCCTACACCGCCGACGTGCTGCCGGGACTCGGCGAGGAGGGCGTGCAGACCTGCACCCTGCGCGACCTCGTGCCCGAGGGGGCGGATGCCGGGGTCGAGGCGGATGCCGAGGTCGCGCGGTTGAAGTCCTCCGTCGCGATGGTGCGGGCCGTCGAGGCCGCCGTGCGCTACCACGAGCGCCCGCCCACCACGGGGCTCGCCGTGACGACCGACTGGGCCGCGCTGCACCTCGACGCCGACGACTGGGCGGAGGCCTTCGACGCACCCGACCCCGGCACCCCGCACAACGAGGCGCGGCTCGTGGTGTGGGAGGCGCTGCTCGAGATCCTCGAACGGCAGCACGACGACCGCATCCCGCCCCACCAGGTGCGCCGCTCGCTCACGCGCAACGCCGAACTGCGCGCCGCCTTCAGCCGCGCCTGGCCGGTGCTCGACCCCGCGGGGGTCGTGGGCGACCTGTGGTCGGTGCCCGCCTACCTGCGGGTGAGCGCACCGTGGCTCGCCGCGGAGGAGGTCGCGCTGCTGCAGCGTGGTGAGCCGCGCGCGTGGACGGTCTCCGACCTGCCGATCCTCGACGCGGCCCGCCTGCGCATCGGCGACCCGCGCACCTCATCCGTGCGGCGCCGCGCCGAGGCGGAGCTCGCCGACCGGCGCGAGCGGATGTCGACCGTGATCGACTACCTCGTCGGTTCGCAGGAGCTCGACGACGGCGAGGGTGTCATGACGATGCTGTCGGTCTCCGACCTGCAGAACACCCTCGTCGACGAGTCGGGGATCGCGCACCTCGACCCCGACGAGCTGGCGGGGCCGTTCGCCCACGTCGTCGTCGACGAGGCGCAGGAGCTCACCGACGCCGAGTGGCAGATGCTGCTCGCGCGGTGCCCCTCCCGCAGCTTCACGATCGTCGGCGACCGCGCCCAGGCGCGCCACGGCTTCACCGAGAGCTGGGAGGAGCGCCTCACCCGGGTGGGCCTGCGTGCCGTCACGCTCGCCTCGCTCACCATCAACTACCGCACGCCGGCCGAGATCATGGCGGAGGCCGAGCCCGTGATCCGCGCGGCGATCCCGGATGCCAACGTGCCGGTCTCGGTGCGCAGCAACGGCATCCCGGTGCGCCACGGTCGGCTCGACGAGCTCGACACCGTGCTCGGCGCCTGGCTCGCCGAGCACGACGACGGCGTCGCGTGCGTCATCGGCGCCCCGGGGTTCGCACCGGGGGAGCGGGTGCGCTCGCTCACCCCGGAGCTCGCGAAGGGGCTCGAGTTCGACCTCGTCGTGCTCGTCGACCCCGCGCGGTTCGGCACCGGCATCGAGGGCGCCGTCGACCACTACGTCGCGATGACCCGCGCCACCGAGCGACTCGTCGTGCTCGAGGGCGGAGCCTGACGCTCAGTCGCGCTCGACCATCCGGCTGAGCGTGAGCGGCGGCGCGTCGGGCGACTGCAGCACGAGCTCGTCGCCCGCGCAGACGAAGTGGTCGATGTCGGTGAAGCCGGACGACAGCGACTGCGTGCCCGGGTCGGCCTCGATCGCCTGCCCCTTGAAGCTCCAGCTCGTCTCGAGCAGGCTCTCCCAGCCGTCCGCGACGACACGGATCTCCTCGCCCGAGACCGTCCACACGCCGCTCGCCTGGCCGGTGATCTCGCCGAGCACGTCGCCGAAGTTCGTCGGCATCCGCATGGTGAAGGCGGTCGGCAGCACGTTCATGCCGAAGCCGTGCTCGATGAACTCGTAGACGATGCTGCCGTCGGCGATGATCTCGTACTCGCTCGCCCCCGCGGCCTCGAGCGCCGCGTCGAAGTAGGCCTGCAGGGCGGGGGCCTCGGCGACCCACGCGCCCGTGACGCACTCCATGGCGGCGCGTTCGGCGGCGGGGTCCTGCGCGGGCGCGCCGGCCGCGTCGGGCGCGGAGGGGGCGGTGGCCCCCTCCGACCCGGCGGTGGCGCATCCCGCGAGTGCCGCGGCGCCCGCGAGGGCGAGCGCGAGCGCGGCACCCCTCGGGCGCCGTCGGCCCCCGCTCACGAGAGCGATCCGACGAAGCTGAACTCCATCTCGAGGGTCGCGGGGGCCACGGAGAGCGTCGCCATGTAGGTCTCCGACTTGGCCGCGAGCCCGAGTTCGTCGTCGCCCTGGTCGAGGTCGGCGAAGCTCGGCGTGAACCACGTGATGCCGGCGGCGGCGAGCCGGTCGGCGTACGCCTGCGCCTCGTCGATCGAGCCGACCGTGACGGTGATCGACCAGACGCCCCCTTCGCCGACCGGATTCGCCCCCGAGGTCTCGAAGGTGGGCGTCGCGTCCGGGCGCGGGAGCGCCTCGGGCCACGGCCAGGCCGGGTCGATGAAGCCGCCCACAGTCGGCGCGTCCGGCGTATCCACCGTCTCGTCGGTCGTCGAGTCGGACTGGGTGGGCGGGTCGGCGACCTCGGGCGTGGTCGGGGCGGGCGCGGCGCAGCCGCTCAGGGCCAACAGGATGCCGGCGCCGCCGACGAGGGCGAGGCGGGCGCGGATGCGGATGCGGATGCTCACGAGCTCTGGACCTCCAGGTTGTACTGCACGCCGGTGGGCCAGTCCGCC encodes:
- a CDS encoding Fic family protein; the encoded protein is MGSWPAATAEVFEWRSLARAETGPGLAEYLGGPREYTATIPASIAGVDVALPAALLAAADEAARELSRFDAELGHRVAAFAPVLLRSEAAASSQIEQLTASARAIFSAELGARGARNALLIAANTSALQAAVDLAGELGPAAIRQMHAVLMAEQPRHAPGRWREEPVWIGVSSQSPVGADFVAPPWELVPGLIDDLVAFTGRLDVLPLVSTAVAHAQFETIHPFTDGNGRTGRALAQAMLRHRAVTRSVAVPVSAGLLSDVEGYHRALTAYRAGDAEPIVARFTEASVRAVANARELVADIDAIHAGWRERVRARSDSGVWRVLDVVARTPVVDAALIARELGIRTQNAYPLLRDLTEKGVLAAKNEYRIGTLWRSEEILDAVDRFARRAGRRQRA
- a CDS encoding AraC family transcriptional regulator; protein product: MSLPELQSLLVRHAANGVSPTAIPGVLVARQDESGPQDESTTGTVLAIVAQGSKRLSVGDAVHDYGPGQFLVASVEVPVSGRYTDVSPDHPALGFGLELRPEVIAELLLNPAAADVARPVRGEPVPPAIAVGTASARLLDAAVRMLRLLDTPRDIPVLAPMIEREILWLVMSGEQGATVRQLGLADSSLSRVRHVARWMRERYAETVRVDELASLANMSASAFHRAFHTVTAMSPIQYQKSIRLQEARLRLLADPADIAGTAYAVGYESPSQFSREYRRQFGEPPSRDVARLLETVGQPRRHSAVL
- a CDS encoding SDR family NAD(P)-dependent oxidoreductase, which encodes MNSQQNEHPSVVVVTGASAGIGRSAAVEIARRGSGVIATYHSRPEGAEETVALIEELGGRAHALRLDVGDTATFPAFHDAVRDLLASEWGADSIDALVNNAGFGGGRSFEEMTEEAFDDYYRVLLRGPYFLTRSLLPLLAPGGAILSVSSSSVRPGDTEPGYSGYAGMKAGLITASRFLARELGERGIRVNTIAPGPTRTRLGGDAFEKYPEIIAPLAAKTVLGRIGEPEDIGRVIAFLVSPEAAWITGQDIQVSGGYAL
- a CDS encoding SDR family NAD(P)-dependent oxidoreductase is translated as MTSVEGRWGTVVLTGATSGIGEATARLLVTRCEVLVVQGPESADAVAPLLRELRTRGRAEVHYVPADFTSLDAVVDAARAIRARVPHGIDLLINDAGVPGAPERLLTVDGFERTLQVNALAPALLTRLLVPALAAGARIVNVGSSAHRVERFHLDDPDLVHDYSPVAAYARSKLAMVTWSALLAEEEAGTSTTVVALCPGLNDTPLSAAMMGRIGGPPSRGAERVLHATVADVPSGSYLEDDRVVAPSPEVTDPGNRARLAALYVGRLAPVASRR
- the helR gene encoding RNA polymerase recycling motor ATPase HelR → MTRRNPVFDLPDRLAAKRDPALIAGDEEHFARIAETLEATIAELGERLAAERRRPQGEGQDALDRDQEIHRLTAQLRSLTRFGLDLCLGRIVRAGEAEPVYIGRLGLTDRDGERLLVDWRSPAAEPFFAATHGDPHGLVSRRRFRWTRGRITDYWDEAFTAEGLENTAALDDQSAFIASLGSSRSARMRDVLGTIQADQDAIIRASSRGALVVDGGPGTGKTVVALHRSAYLLYSDPRLSRGRGGVLFVGPSAGYLAYTADVLPGLGEEGVQTCTLRDLVPEGADAGVEADAEVARLKSSVAMVRAVEAAVRYHERPPTTGLAVTTDWAALHLDADDWAEAFDAPDPGTPHNEARLVVWEALLEILERQHDDRIPPHQVRRSLTRNAELRAAFSRAWPVLDPAGVVGDLWSVPAYLRVSAPWLAAEEVALLQRGEPRAWTVSDLPILDAARLRIGDPRTSSVRRRAEAELADRRERMSTVIDYLVGSQELDDGEGVMTMLSVSDLQNTLVDESGIAHLDPDELAGPFAHVVVDEAQELTDAEWQMLLARCPSRSFTIVGDRAQARHGFTESWEERLTRVGLRAVTLASLTINYRTPAEIMAEAEPVIRAAIPDANVPVSVRSNGIPVRHGRLDELDTVLGAWLAEHDDGVACVIGAPGFAPGERVRSLTPELAKGLEFDLVVLVDPARFGTGIEGAVDHYVAMTRATERLVVLEGGA